CCTCAAAGGCTCCGTGCCGCTCCGGACCGACATCGACCCGAGCGAACTCGGCGACTTCATCGGGCTGACCTACGAGGACCTCACGAGTTCGGACGCGTACCCGCCGACGCTCGCCCACGGCCTCGCCGTGACGCCCGAGCAGATGGGTAACTGCAAGACGGCGATGAGCGAGCACATGATGGGCCCGTACGATGTCGAAGCCGCCGCCGACGGCCTCCTCAACGCCGTCTCGGAGTGAGGGAGCGAACCGAACGATTTACTTTTCGAACATGAACTATTCAAGCCATGGCTACTACTGACAAAACAGAAACGGCGAAACCGCAGGCCGAAGAGGTCGGGTGGGAGACGAAGGTCCGGTACTTTCTGAACAGCGACCTCGTCCGGTCGTCGCCGTACTGGGGTATCCCGTTTTTCCTGATGGGTATCGCCGTCTACGGCGGCATCGGTTTCAACACCGCCATTTCGTTGACGGACGCCCGCGGGCTGACGCCACCGAACTACAGCCCCGGGAATCTGGATTTCGAGATGTACACGCAAGCACTGGGGAGCAGCGCGTTCCTGAGTGCGGCCCAGAACAACCTCGTGTTGTTGATAGTCTTCACCACGGTCTGTCTGCTTCTGGGGCTGTTTCTCGCTATCCTGCTCGACCAGGGTATCCGCTACAACAACACGGTCCAGACGATATACCTGCTGCCGATGGCGCTTTCCTTCGTCATCACGGCGCAGGTGTGGCTCTGGATTTACAACTACGACTTCGGGCTGATGAACATCATCACCCGGGCGGTCGGCATCGGGTCCGTCGACTGGATAGGGAACCCGTCTATCGCCCTGGGCTCGGTGATATTCGCCCTCATCTGGCAGTTCAGCGGCTACACGATGGTCGTCTATCTCGCCGGCCTGCGGTCGCTGCCCGACGACCAGTTCGAAGCGGCACACGTCGACGGCGCGAGCACGCTCAAGACGTACATCCGCATCATCATCCCGCAGATGAAGGAGGCGTCGGTCAGCGCGGCCGTCGTCCTGATGGTGTTCGCCCTGAAGGCGTTCACCTTCCTCTACGCGCTGACCGGTCGCTACCGGCCGCCCAACGGGACTGACATCCTGGCGACGCTGATGGTTCGTCAGGCGTTCAAGCTCGGGAAGTGGGCGTACTCGGCGGCCATCGCCACGTACCTCCTCATCCTGGCGCTCGGCGTCATCGCGCCGTACCTCTACTACCAGTACAGACAGGGGAGCCTCTAACAATGGCCAGTTCATCATCCGACCAGACGTTCGACGTGGCATCGCTCGTCGAGGACTACAGCCTCTATCGCATCAGCCAGTACGTCCTGGTCATCCTGTTTATCGGCTTCTTCCTCGCGCCGCTCGAGACGGGCATCATGACGGCGTTCAAGACGAACCGCGCCGTCGCGGAGACGATTCCGCTCGTGCCGCCGCTGGGCGAAGGGTTCACCCTCGACAACATGACGTTCGCGCTGAACGCGCTCTCCGGTGCGTTCTTCAACTCCCTGTTCATGGCGATTCCGGCGACCATCGGGAGCGTCCTGTTCGGGAGCATGGCCGCCTACGGCCTCACGATGGTCGACTGGCGCGGTCAGCTGGGCGTGTTGGTGTTGTTCCTCATCGGCATCTTCCTGCCGTACCAGGCCGTGCTGGTCCCGCTGGCGCGGTTCTGGAACAACATCTTCCCGCTCGCATCGATGGTCGAACCGCTGTTCGTCCTGGCTCCGTTCCTGCAGGACTACCACGCGAACCTCGTGCCGCTTATCATCACGCACATCGCGTACGGGATTCCCATCTGTACCATCCTCTTCCGGTCGTACTACCAGGGGCTCCCCACGTCGTACGTCGAGGCGGCGAAGATAGACGGCGCGTCGATAACGAAGATATACCGCCGAATCATCCTGCCCATCTCGAAGCCGATGTTCGGCGTCGTGTTCATCTACCAGTTCACGCAGATATACAACGAGTTCCTCTTCGCGTTCACGCTCATCTCCGGCTCGGACACGCCCGAGGCCGTCGTGACGCTGATTCTCCCCGCCGTGGGGGCGTCGACCTCCGGCGTCGACTTCGGTATCCGGATGTCGGCGGCGTTCCTCGCGGCACTGCCGACGCTTATCATCTACGTCGCGTTCGCTGAACAGTTCGCTGAAGGGCTCAAGACAGGAGGATAACAATGGGACGAATCCAAATCTCACACATGACGAAGCGGTTCGGCGACACGACGGCAGTCGACGATCTCTCGCTCGACATCCCCGACAGCGAGTTCCTGGTGCTCGTCGGCCCGTCGGGCTGTGGAAAGTCGACGACGCTGCGCTGTATCGCCGGGCTGGAAACCCCGACCGAGGGCAGCATCTACATCGGCGGCGAGCACATGAACTACCGGGTGCCACAGAACCGGGACATCGCGATGGTGTTCCAGGACTACGCCCTGTACCCCCACATGACCGTCCGGGAGAACATCCGGTTCGGCCTGGAGGAGGAGTCGGGGTACACGCCCGAGGAACGCGACGCCCGCGTCGAGGAAATCGCGGACCTGCTGGGCATCGCGTCGATGCTCGACCGGAACCCCGACGAACTCTCCGGCGGCCAGCAACAGCGGGTCGCGCTGGGGCGGGCCATCGTCCGGGACCCAGAAGTGTTCCTGATGGACGAGCCGCTGTCGAACCTGGACGCGGAGCTCCGGGCCCAGATGCGGACCGAACTCCAGCAGTTGCAGAACCGGTTCGACGTGACGACGGTGTACGTCACGCACAACCAGACGGAGGCGATGACCATGAGCGACCGCATCGCCGTCCTGAACAAGGGTGAGCTCCAGCAGGTCGGCGAGCCGCTGGAGCTGTACCACGCCCCGGAGAACCGCTTCGTGGCCGGCTTCATCGGCGAGCCGTCGATGAACTTCCTCGAAGGGCGACACCGGAACGGCACGTTCGCCAGCGAGTACTTCGAGTACCCCCTCGACAGCGGTATCGTAGACAGCGTCGGCGACGCCAGCGACGTAGTGCTCGGCGTCAGGCCCGAGGACATCGAGCTGAAGCGGCTCCCCGAGGGCGGGTCCAGCGGGCTCGCGGACCACGAGTTCCGCATGACTGTCTCCGTCGTCGAACCCCACGGCGACCGGAACGTCGTCCACCTGCGACACCCGGAGGACGCCTCCGAGACCGAGGCGATACACGCGCTCGCGCCCGGCACCACCGTCGTCGACGCCGGGACCGACGTTGTCGTGTCGGTCGACCCCGACACCGTCCACGTCTTCGAGACGGCCACCGGCGAGGCGTTGCACAACCGTCGTCTCGAATCCGAGGTGGAGGTGCAGAATGTCTGAGCTGTCACTCGACCACGTGACGAAGGTGTACCAGGACGACGACGAGGAAATCGTCGCCGTCGACGACATCTCTGTCGACATCGAGGACGAGGAGTTCCTGGTGCTCGTCGGCCCGTCGGGCTGTGGGAAGTCGACGACGCTGCGGATGATAGCCGGCCTCGAAACCATCACCGAGGGCGAGATACGGCTCGGCGGGACCGTCATCAACGACGTTGACACCCAGGACCGCGACATCGCGATGGTGTTCCAGTCCTACGCGCTGTACCCGCACCTGACGGCCCGCGG
This genomic window from Haloarcula sp. DT43 contains:
- a CDS encoding carbohydrate ABC transporter permease, with translation MATTDKTETAKPQAEEVGWETKVRYFLNSDLVRSSPYWGIPFFLMGIAVYGGIGFNTAISLTDARGLTPPNYSPGNLDFEMYTQALGSSAFLSAAQNNLVLLIVFTTVCLLLGLFLAILLDQGIRYNNTVQTIYLLPMALSFVITAQVWLWIYNYDFGLMNIITRAVGIGSVDWIGNPSIALGSVIFALIWQFSGYTMVVYLAGLRSLPDDQFEAAHVDGASTLKTYIRIIIPQMKEASVSAAVVLMVFALKAFTFLYALTGRYRPPNGTDILATLMVRQAFKLGKWAYSAAIATYLLILALGVIAPYLYYQYRQGSL
- a CDS encoding carbohydrate ABC transporter permease, which codes for MASSSSDQTFDVASLVEDYSLYRISQYVLVILFIGFFLAPLETGIMTAFKTNRAVAETIPLVPPLGEGFTLDNMTFALNALSGAFFNSLFMAIPATIGSVLFGSMAAYGLTMVDWRGQLGVLVLFLIGIFLPYQAVLVPLARFWNNIFPLASMVEPLFVLAPFLQDYHANLVPLIITHIAYGIPICTILFRSYYQGLPTSYVEAAKIDGASITKIYRRIILPISKPMFGVVFIYQFTQIYNEFLFAFTLISGSDTPEAVVTLILPAVGASTSGVDFGIRMSAAFLAALPTLIIYVAFAEQFAEGLKTGG
- a CDS encoding ABC transporter ATP-binding protein, coding for MGRIQISHMTKRFGDTTAVDDLSLDIPDSEFLVLVGPSGCGKSTTLRCIAGLETPTEGSIYIGGEHMNYRVPQNRDIAMVFQDYALYPHMTVRENIRFGLEEESGYTPEERDARVEEIADLLGIASMLDRNPDELSGGQQQRVALGRAIVRDPEVFLMDEPLSNLDAELRAQMRTELQQLQNRFDVTTVYVTHNQTEAMTMSDRIAVLNKGELQQVGEPLELYHAPENRFVAGFIGEPSMNFLEGRHRNGTFASEYFEYPLDSGIVDSVGDASDVVLGVRPEDIELKRLPEGGSSGLADHEFRMTVSVVEPHGDRNVVHLRHPEDASETEAIHALAPGTTVVDAGTDVVVSVDPDTVHVFETATGEALHNRRLESEVEVQNV